Proteins from one Cryptomeria japonica chromosome 4, Sugi_1.0, whole genome shotgun sequence genomic window:
- the LOC131061951 gene encoding UDP-glycosyltransferase 86A1, translated as MAGHAIVVPYPGRGHINPMMHLARKLASHGISVTFVLTESWHKIITEAEDDVFSHAQKLGLDIQAALIPNCVVGGSQRWGNMADFFLSLSNMEIHVNELITNLKRSGAPTSCIVADTFLRWAVPLAKRHNLLSVALWPMSVTTFSIFYHSDLVRLQGRIDYIPGMPPLTQADLPSALNVSPSPVTDEIAQCFINVREADWVVGNSFYALDCKAIDALLHKTPVQSVGPLNMPSVHWGDRKGASQCSQWLDSKPAQSVIYVSFGSFVEVSRAQVREIAIGLMQSGYCFVWALRPDKEASHVWEMLPAGYLEQCKEQGLVAPWFRQGEILSHPSVGGFFSHCGWNSIMESVSEGIPILGFPIGMDQFTNCKLVVDEWKFGLRGRSSEDKNRIIEAEEIARKVKVLMEGEESLSLRGAVKRFRELAQEEVTNGLSATNLKLLADKLKAVKCPCKQ; from the exons ATGGCAGGGCATGCAATAGTAGTCCCATATCCAGGGCGTGGCCACATCAATCCCATGATGCATCTCGCCAGAAAGCTCGCATCCCATGGAATCTCTGTCACTTTCGTGCTGACTGAGTCGTGGCACAAAATCATCACAGAGGCCGAGGACGATGTTTTCTCCCATGCCCAAAAGCTTGGCCTCGACATTCAGGCTGCCCTCATTCCAAACTGCGTGGTGGGTGGATCACAAAGGTGGGGTAACATGGCGGACTTTTTTCTGTCACTCTCCAACATGGAAATTCATGTCAACGAGCTTATAACAAATCTCAAACGATCGGGAGCCCCTACTTCATGCATAGTGGCCGACACTTTCCTCAGATGGGCGGTGCCTCTGGCTAAAAGACACAATCTCCTTTCTGTAGCACTCTGGCCAATGTCTGTCACAACCTTCTCCATCTTTTATCATTCGGACTTGG TTCGATTGCAAGGCCGCATAGAttatattcctggtatgcctccgttAACACAGGCGGATCTTCCGAGCGCGCTTAATGTTTCTCCTTCCCCTGTGACCGACGAGATTGCCCAGTGTTTTATAAATGTAAGAGAAGCAGATTGGGTTGTTGGAAATTCCTTCTACGCCTTGGATTGTAAAGCAATCGATGCCCTGCTTCACAAAACCCCTGTGCAGAGTGTGGGCCCCTTGAACATGCCCTCTGTCCACTGGGGAGATCGGAAAGGCGCTTCACAGTGCAGTCAATGGCTCGATTCAAAACCGGCACAGTCGGTCATATACGTTTCCTTCGGCAGCTTTGTTGAGGTGTCAAGAGCTCAGGTAAGGGAAATAGCAATAGGTCTTATGCAGAGCGGCTACTGTTTTGTGTGGGCACTTCGGCCAGATAAAGAGGCGTCTCATGTCTGGGAAATGTTGCCGGCTGGATATTTGGAGCAGTGCAAAGAGCAGGGCTTAGTTGCACCCTGGTTTAGGCAAGGGGAGATTCTTTCACATCCTTCGGTAGGAGGGTTTTTCAGCCACTGTGGGTGGAACTCCATCATGGAGAGCGTTTCAGAGGGTATTCCCATACTGGGATTTCCTATTGGAATGGATCAGTTTACAAATTGTAAGCTTGTTGTGGACGAATGGAAGTTCGGTTTGAGAGGGAGGAGTAGCGAGGATAAAAATAGGATTATAGAAGCAGAAGAGATCGCCAGAAAGGTGAAAGTGCTGATGGAAGGGGAGGAGAGCTTAAGTTTAAGAGGAGCGGTGAAGAGATTTAGAGAGCTTGCCCAAGAGGAAGTCACGAATGGACTGTCTGCAACTAATCTGAAACTACTTGCCGACAAGTTGAAAGCAGTCAAATGCCCATGTAAGCAATAG